The following are from one region of the Vitis riparia cultivar Riparia Gloire de Montpellier isolate 1030 chromosome 14, EGFV_Vit.rip_1.0, whole genome shotgun sequence genome:
- the LOC117931181 gene encoding bifunctional 3-dehydroquinate dehydratase/shikimate dehydrogenase, chloroplastic-like: MGSLPFTVSDLQTSVSGVRSNPTLLCTPLMGTTVEQMLTEMRKAKEIGADIVEIRLDCLRNFSPAQDLQILIKQSPLPTLVTYRPIWEGGQYEGDENKRQDALRLAMELGASYIDVELEVAHEFNNSIYGKKPQNFKVIVSSHNFHNTPSTEAIGNLVARIQASGADIVKIATTALDITDVARVLQVTVHSQVPTIAIVMGERGLISRLLSPKFGGYLTYGALEAGAISAPGQPTAKDLLDLYNFRLIKPDTKVYGIIGKPVGHSKSPLLFNAAFKKVGLNAVYVHLLVDDVEKFFNTYSAPDFISGCSCTIPHKEVAIKCMDTIDPIARKIGAINNIVRKPDGKLTAFNTDYIGAIEAIEDGLRESNGSSPAVGSPLAGKLFVVLGAGGAGKSLAYGAKEKGARVVVANRTFERAKDLADKVGGQALTLAEIENFHPEEGMILANTTSVGMKPKINDTPIPKHALKHYSLVFDAIYTPKDTRLLREAKESGKIIVYGTEMLIRQGFEQYKNFTGLPAPEELFRELMSKHA, encoded by the exons ATGGGGAGCCTCCCA TTTACTGTTTCAGATCTTCAGACAAGTGTTAGTGGAGTTAGGAGCAACCCCACTTTGCTATGCACCCCATTGATGGGTACCACAGTGGAGCAGATGCTGACCGAGATGAGAAAAGCAAAGGAAATTGGTGCAGATATTGTGGAAATCAGGCTGGATTGTTTGAGGAACTTCAGTCCTGCACAAGATCTTCAAATTCTTATCAAACAATCTCCTTTGCCAACTCTAGTGACTTATAG ACCTATATGGGAGGGTGGTCAGTATGAAGGTGATGAAAACAAGCGACAAGATGCACTTCGACTCGCAATGGAACTGGGTGCAAGTTACATTGATGTTGAGCTTGAG GTTGCTCatgaattcaataattcaatttatgGGAAGAAGCCCCAAAACTTCAAAGTCATTGTTTCTTCTCACAATTTCCACAACACCCCATCTACTGAGGCTATTGGGAATCTGGTGGCCAGAATCCAAGCCAGTGGAGCTGATATAGTGAAGATCGCAACAACTGCATTAGACATCACAGATGTGGCTCGGGTTCTTCAAGTAACTGTGCATTCTCAA GTTCCAACAATAGCAATTGTCATGGGGGAGAGGGGTTTGATTTCACGGTTACTTAGCCCCAAATTTGGTGGATATCTCACTTATGGTGCACTTGAAGCTGGTGCAATATCAGCTCCTGGGCAACCGACAGCCAAAGACTTGTTGGATTTGTACAACTTCAGGCTTATTAAACCCGATACCAAAGTATATGGCATCATTGGGAAGCCTGTTGGACACAGCAAGAGTCCTCTTTTGTTCAATGCAGCATTTAAGAAAGTCGGTCTTAATGCTGTTTATGTGCATTTGCTGGTGGATGATGTTGAGAAGTTCTTCAACACCTATTCAGCCCCTGATTTTATCTCTGGATGCAG TTGTACAATCCCTCACAAGGAGGTTGCAATCAAATGCATGGATACTATTGACCCCATTGCACGG AAAATTGGAGCTATTAACAATATTGTTAGGAAACCAGATGGAAAGTTAACTGCTTTTAACACCGACTACATTGGCGCCATAGAAGCCATAGAGGATGGACTAAGAG AATCAAATGGTTCAAGCCCTGCAGTTGGCTCACCCTTAGCCGGGAAATTGTTCGTTGTCTTGGGAGCTGGTGGTGCTGGCAAGTCACTTGCTTATGGTGCTAAAGAAAAGGGAGCAAGAGTGGTAGTTGCCAACCGAACATTTGAAAGAG CTAAGGATCTAGCTGACAAAGTTGGGGGCCAAGCTTTGACCCTTGCAGAAATAGAGAACTTCCACCCAGAAGAAGGGATGATTCTTGCAAACACTACATCTGTGGGAATGAAACCGAAAATTAATGACACTCCCATTCCCAAG CATGCTTTGAAGCATTACTCCCTAGTATTTGATGCCATATACACACCAAAAGACACTAGACTCTTGAGGGAAGCAAAAGAGAGTGGAAAAATTATAGTTTATGGGACAGAGATGTTGATCCGCCAAGGCTTTGAACAATACAAGAACTTCACTGGTTTGCCTG CCCCTGAAGAATTGTTTAGGGAGCTTATGTCGAAACACGCATAA